In Deinococcus sp. HSC-46F16, the following are encoded in one genomic region:
- a CDS encoding LysE family translocator: MDSALLAFAGLSLLLTVTPGADTALVTRAALAGGRPAGFGAVLGVTSGLLVHAALSALGLSVLLARSAALYEAVRLAGAAYLLYLGVRAWREARHTAQAAGAPSPRLGFGPALAQGLTTNVLNPKVALFYLTVLPGFVHPGEGVLVRSLTLALIHFGWGVIWLGLLVLLIGTLAPRLRSPGVRATLERITGAAMVALGLRVALSR, translated from the coding sequence ATGGATTCCGCCCTCCTCGCCTTCGCGGGCCTCTCGCTGCTGCTGACGGTCACGCCGGGGGCAGACACGGCGCTGGTCACGCGAGCGGCGCTGGCGGGGGGGCGTCCGGCGGGGTTCGGGGCGGTGCTGGGGGTCACGAGCGGGCTGCTCGTGCACGCGGCCCTGAGCGCCCTGGGCCTGAGCGTGCTGCTGGCCCGCAGCGCGGCGCTGTACGAGGCCGTGCGGCTGGCAGGAGCCGCTTACCTGCTTTACCTCGGCGTGCGGGCATGGCGCGAAGCCCGGCACACGGCGCAGGCTGCCGGGGCGCCCAGCCCCCGCCTGGGCTTCGGCCCAGCCCTCGCGCAGGGCCTGACCACCAACGTGCTCAACCCCAAGGTGGCCCTGTTCTACCTCACCGTGCTGCCCGGCTTCGTCCACCCCGGTGAGGGTGTCCTGGTGCGGTCGCTGACCCTCGCGCTGATCCACTTCGGGTGGGGCGTGATCTGGCTGGGCCTGCTCGTGCTCCTGATCGGGACCCTCGCCCCCCGTCTGCGCTCGCCGGGCGTCCGCGCCACGCTGGAACGAATCACGGGCGCGGCGATGGTGGCGCTGGGGCTGCGGGTGGCGCTGAGCCGTTGA